From a region of the Helicobacter hepaticus ATCC 51449 genome:
- a CDS encoding MFS transporter → MIKTNPLLLPTLMLGVFALLSMELGMMGVLPIVAEVYNVSVADAGWVVSIFALIVALVAPILPPLLTKYDAKKVLLFCLLIFSVSSFLAAFCTNFIVLLILRAIPAFFHPIFCAFAFSMAADSVPHNESPKAIAKIFIAVSAGMTLGVPLTSFIASNTSLEMSFIFFGALNALSLLATLLFIPNQKQEQKAPQNEQFKVLAKPIVWVSVIVVMLLNGAMFGFYSYMSEFLLHFTQVSFNLISALLLIYGLSNVIGNFIAGKSLVSAPNATLRIVPLSLIVLYNALFFGGGNVWGASVILIILGIFAGIGNNMAQFVVTSPIPEAKELANGLFISAANIGITLGTSLCGLFISLNGSRFAVLAAVCLVVLSIIFLMLRGQILIKSKETK, encoded by the coding sequence ATGATAAAAACAAATCCTCTTTTGCTTCCTACGCTAATGCTTGGTGTATTTGCGCTTTTGAGTATGGAGCTTGGAATGATGGGTGTGCTGCCTATCGTGGCGGAAGTCTATAATGTGAGTGTCGCAGACGCGGGGTGGGTTGTGAGTATTTTTGCACTCATTGTTGCGCTTGTCGCACCGATTTTACCCCCGCTTTTGACGAAGTATGACGCGAAAAAAGTTTTGCTATTTTGCCTGCTTATCTTTAGCGTTAGCTCGTTTTTGGCAGCCTTTTGCACAAATTTTATTGTGTTGCTTATCTTGCGTGCAATTCCAGCATTTTTTCACCCTATCTTTTGCGCCTTTGCCTTTAGTATGGCAGCGGATTCTGTCCCACACAACGAATCCCCAAAGGCAATCGCAAAGATTTTTATCGCTGTCTCTGCGGGTATGACGCTTGGGGTGCCGCTTACTAGCTTTATCGCAAGCAATACAAGCCTTGAAATGTCTTTTATCTTTTTTGGTGCGCTTAACGCTCTAAGCCTCCTTGCCACACTTTTATTTATCCCAAATCAAAAGCAAGAGCAAAAAGCTCCACAAAACGAGCAATTCAAGGTATTAGCAAAGCCCATAGTGTGGGTTTCTGTCATTGTTGTAATGCTCCTAAATGGAGCAATGTTTGGCTTTTATAGCTATATGAGTGAGTTTTTGCTCCATTTCACGCAGGTTTCTTTTAATCTCATTAGCGCGCTTTTGCTTATCTATGGGCTAAGCAATGTCATCGGCAATTTCATTGCGGGTAAAAGCCTTGTGAGTGCGCCCAATGCGACTTTAAGAATCGTGCCTTTAAGCCTCATTGTGTTATATAACGCACTCTTTTTTGGTGGGGGCAATGTTTGGGGTGCAAGTGTGATTCTCATCATTCTTGGCATCTTTGCGGGGATTGGTAATAATATGGCGCAATTTGTCGTAACCTCGCCTATCCCAGAGGCAAAGGAACTCGCAAATGGACTTTTCATCAGTGCTGCAAATATCGGTATCACGCTTGGCACTTCGCTTTGTGGGCTGTTTATCTCACTCAATGGCTCACGCTTTGCAGTTTTAGCGGCAGTGTGCTTGGTGGTTTTAAGCATTATATTTTTAATGCTTAGAGGGCAGATTCTCATAAAAAGCAAGGAGACAAAGTGA
- a CDS encoding cupin domain-containing protein: MQKLIAIALVAALGCVNIAYTKEAKMQKTQEVVKSGSLGGFKGDSKIFSGEVSVKTLFKSGDYRPYGGGEVTFSPKARTAWHTHPAGQTLIVTQGTIYTGTKAGITQIAKVGDVVLCPPDVEHWHGAGLKEKGVHIALTHEKNGKNVTWLELLSDTEYEGYIKEAEGKMRK; this comes from the coding sequence ATGCAAAAACTCATTGCTATTGCTTTGGTAGCGGCTTTAGGTTGCGTGAATATCGCTTATACAAAGGAGGCAAAAATGCAAAAAACACAAGAAGTGGTTAAAAGTGGCAGTCTTGGAGGATTTAAAGGAGATTCTAAAATCTTTAGCGGTGAAGTGAGTGTCAAAACACTTTTTAAAAGCGGAGATTATCGCCCTTATGGAGGTGGGGAGGTTACCTTTAGCCCAAAGGCTAGGACAGCGTGGCATACTCACCCTGCAGGACAGACGCTTATAGTTACACAAGGCACGATTTATACGGGCACAAAAGCAGGTATTACACAAATCGCAAAGGTTGGTGATGTGGTGCTTTGTCCGCCTGATGTAGAGCATTGGCACGGAGCAGGCTTGAAAGAAAAGGGCGTGCATATCGCCCTTACGCACGAGAAAAATGGCAAGAATGTTACTTGGCTAGAGCTTTTAAGCGATACAGAATATGAGGGCTATATCAAGGAGGCAGAGGGCAAGATGAGAAAATGA
- a CDS encoding carboxymuconolactone decarboxylase family protein, with the protein MQEYKELLERREFLKTSAKFGAVASLVSLSGFALSACDSKTSNTQTQHIQGDTMKTNLTPKAKQTFEKLFGSTDVPLSKSDPEFFSNYVNFAFDEVPSESKLELKEGLMITLASLVAIPALSEFKAILNAALKNGVEPVAIKEILYQATPYVGMGKVLDFINATNEIFAQLGIALPLESQGRVEYAQRREKGLETQRALFGEAIDKGNAAAPKDYQHIRTFLSANCFGDYYTRGGLPLKFRELLTFVYILSMGGADSQVRAHIAGNIRVGNDRGKLISVITALVPYIGYPRSLNALSALDEIAPL; encoded by the coding sequence ATGCAAGAGTACAAAGAGTTATTAGAGCGCAGGGAGTTTCTCAAAACCTCTGCAAAGTTTGGCGCAGTTGCAAGTCTAGTGAGCCTTAGCGGATTTGCCTTAAGTGCGTGTGATTCTAAGACTTCAAACACGCAAACACAACACATTCAAGGAGACACAATGAAAACTAATCTAACCCCAAAAGCCAAGCAAACCTTTGAAAAGCTTTTTGGCAGCACCGATGTGCCACTAAGCAAAAGCGACCCCGAGTTTTTTAGTAATTATGTGAATTTTGCCTTTGATGAGGTGCCAAGTGAATCCAAGCTTGAGCTAAAAGAAGGCTTGATGATTACTCTTGCCTCACTTGTAGCTATTCCTGCTTTGAGTGAGTTTAAGGCAATTCTCAACGCAGCTTTGAAAAATGGCGTTGAACCTGTGGCAATTAAGGAAATTCTCTACCAAGCCACGCCTTATGTGGGTATGGGGAAAGTGCTAGATTTTATTAATGCCACCAATGAAATCTTTGCACAACTTGGAATTGCGCTTCCTTTGGAATCTCAAGGCAGGGTAGAATACGCTCAAAGGAGAGAAAAAGGGCTAGAAACCCAACGCGCACTTTTTGGTGAGGCGATTGACAAAGGCAATGCCGCAGCACCAAAGGATTATCAACATATCCGCACCTTTTTAAGTGCGAATTGCTTTGGGGATTATTACACGCGCGGTGGGCTTCCTCTAAAGTTTAGGGAGCTTTTAACCTTTGTGTATATCCTCTCAATGGGCGGGGCAGATTCTCAAGTGAGGGCGCATATCGCAGGAAATATAAGAGTGGGAAATGATAGAGGCAAACTCATCTCTGTCATCACCGCACTTGTGCCTTACATCGGCTACCCTAGAAGCTTAAACGCCCTAAGTGCGCTTGATGAGATTGCGCCGTTGTAG
- a CDS encoding aldo/keto reductase, producing MKEKSAKASRREFLKTSAALATMAFFSSSAFAKDSKESTQARKESTNTKNRVILQRKIGDFKVSAIGLGCMGMSANHGPTRDKKEMIKLLHKAVDLGYTFFDTAEVYGPHTNEELLGEALKGYKDKIVINTKFGFYYPFGKQQLDSSRKSIMRAVDGSLKRLKRDCIDLYTQHRVDIDTPIEEVAGTMKDLVKMGKIKAWALGEAGIKTIERAHKVFAPVAMQSQYSMAFRELEQNGIMDTCQKLGITIVAYSPLDRGFLGGSFNKNTTFHKTLDFRASMPRYTKEALEANQSVIEFIKKVAQSKSINGKPASVAQVALAWILSNKSFVIPIPETTKIHRLEENLNASLLHFSLNELKEINKELSKIVIIGDRYAPNSDAAKSVGL from the coding sequence ATGAAAGAAAAATCAGCAAAAGCTTCAAGACGAGAGTTTTTAAAAACAAGTGCAGCACTTGCTACAATGGCATTTTTTAGCTCTAGTGCGTTTGCAAAAGATTCTAAAGAATCTACTCAAGCACGCAAAGAGAGCACAAATACAAAGAATCGTGTAATTCTACAAAGAAAAATTGGCGATTTCAAAGTCTCCGCGATTGGCTTAGGTTGTATGGGAATGAGTGCCAATCACGGACCTACAAGGGATAAAAAAGAAATGATAAAGCTGCTGCATAAAGCGGTGGATTTGGGATATACATTCTTTGATACCGCTGAAGTGTATGGACCACATACCAATGAGGAGCTTTTGGGCGAGGCTTTGAAAGGTTATAAAGACAAAATCGTCATCAATACCAAATTTGGCTTTTACTATCCCTTTGGCAAACAACAGCTAGATTCTAGTCGCAAGTCTATTATGCGCGCAGTTGATGGGAGCTTGAAACGTTTAAAAAGGGATTGTATTGACCTCTACACGCAGCATAGAGTGGATATTGACACGCCTATTGAGGAAGTGGCAGGGACGATGAAAGATTTAGTCAAAATGGGCAAAATCAAAGCGTGGGCGTTAGGCGAAGCAGGGATTAAGACAATAGAGAGGGCGCACAAAGTCTTTGCCCCTGTGGCAATGCAGAGTCAATACTCTATGGCATTCCGTGAATTAGAGCAAAATGGCATAATGGATACTTGCCAAAAGCTAGGAATCACGATTGTCGCTTATTCTCCGCTTGATAGAGGATTTTTAGGTGGAAGCTTTAATAAAAACACGACTTTTCACAAAACGCTTGATTTCCGCGCGTCTATGCCACGTTACACCAAAGAAGCCCTAGAGGCAAATCAAAGTGTGATTGAGTTTATCAAAAAGGTAGCGCAGAGTAAAAGCATTAATGGCAAACCAGCAAGTGTCGCACAAGTCGCCTTAGCGTGGATTCTCTCTAACAAAAGCTTTGTCATTCCAATCCCTGAAACCACGAAAATCCACAGACTAGAGGAGAATCTTAACGCAAGTTTATTGCACTTTAGCCTTAACGAGCTAAAAGAAATCAATAAGGAATTAAGCAAGATTGTCATCATAGGGGATAGATACGCACCCAATAGCGATGCGGCAAAGAGCGTGGGGCTGTAG
- a CDS encoding Rrf2 family transcriptional regulator, which produces MSSITIQSCATIPQINQRNLMQIPSRFSIAIHICLCLEFFNEDSGFNANTDKTHCKKMTSEALADSVGVNSVIIRNILAQLKSAGLINVARGSGGSVLSKKPQEISLLDIFNAVQSMGGKETNGKNRLFKFHANPNELCPLGKNIHLILDSSFEKAQITLESYLSKVKLSNLLKKLQNLPL; this is translated from the coding sequence ATGTCAAGTATTACAATACAATCTTGTGCTACAATACCACAAATCAATCAAAGGAATCTTATGCAAATCCCCTCACGCTTTAGTATTGCTATCCATATCTGTTTGTGTTTGGAGTTTTTCAATGAGGATTCAGGGTTCAATGCAAATACAGACAAAACACATTGCAAAAAGATGACAAGCGAGGCTTTAGCGGATTCTGTGGGAGTGAATAGCGTGATTATCCGCAATATCCTTGCTCAACTTAAATCTGCGGGGTTAATAAATGTAGCAAGAGGCAGTGGCGGGAGTGTATTGAGTAAAAAACCACAAGAAATAAGCCTTTTAGATATTTTTAATGCAGTGCAGTCTATGGGTGGCAAAGAGACTAATGGCAAAAATCGGCTTTTTAAGTTTCACGCTAATCCTAATGAGCTTTGCCCTTTGGGTAAAAACATTCATCTTATTTTAGATTCATCTTTTGAAAAAGCACAAATTACTTTAGAATCTTATCTTTCAAAAGTAAAATTAAGCAATTTATTGAAAAAATTGCAAAACTTGCCATTGTGA
- a CDS encoding MFS transporter, whose protein sequence is MNLILFTILLAVFVVPSSISGTAIALPYIAEDIGSDTTLLQWVVNSFNLFFACFTLIWGAISDRLGAKTCLIAGVATYLLGSILSFLAPSLLWLDVGRALAGIGGASVFACGSAILIRTFEDKERVKAFAFFGTTAGLGITLGPTLSGFLIDLFAWRAIFVFHFLTLGVVLLLSPMLPKDPQKQQKAFKFDKMGALLFIAFMSSFMLFITKIHAFKEPQTLGILAFCLIVGIVFGVHQRSLHYKNITPNPTLHIPQPLLDFEVLKNASFFGFSLVAVIAGFSFVVLLTYFPTFLSINFGFSASFSGLFMLSLTTPMLFCPILAGKMLNKGVDSKALALAMSLMMSLGIFALLIILHTLSGVTLQLMTLLVLFVIGCGMGLHAGAIDGLALGSVESAKSGLGAGVLNSLRLGSEAVGVSLYGALMVVFITANLSYLLDSEDSVYPIVESIASGNLSAVENPLISANAPSIYLQSFSYTLGILGLISLALSLGVWRLLGRVK, encoded by the coding sequence ATGAATCTCATTCTTTTTACTATTCTACTTGCTGTATTTGTCGTGCCTAGCTCTATTTCTGGCACAGCTATTGCCTTACCCTATATCGCAGAGGATATTGGAAGTGATACCACGCTCTTACAATGGGTTGTGAATAGCTTTAATCTATTTTTTGCGTGTTTTACGCTCATTTGGGGTGCTATAAGTGATAGATTAGGTGCAAAAACTTGTCTTATTGCTGGGGTGGCAACCTATCTTTTAGGCTCAATACTCTCATTTCTCGCTCCTAGCCTACTTTGGCTTGATGTGGGTAGAGCCTTAGCGGGGATTGGTGGGGCAAGTGTTTTTGCGTGTGGAAGTGCTATTTTAATCCGCACTTTTGAAGACAAGGAACGAGTGAAAGCCTTTGCATTTTTTGGCACAACCGCAGGGCTTGGCATTACCTTAGGACCCACATTAAGTGGATTCCTCATTGATCTTTTTGCGTGGAGGGCGATTTTTGTCTTTCATTTTCTCACACTTGGGGTTGTTTTGCTCCTTTCACCTATGTTGCCAAAAGACCCACAAAAACAACAAAAAGCCTTTAAGTTTGATAAAATGGGTGCACTTCTCTTTATCGCTTTTATGTCAAGCTTTATGCTTTTTATCACCAAAATCCACGCTTTCAAAGAGCCTCAAACACTTGGAATATTAGCCTTTTGTCTCATTGTAGGGATAGTTTTTGGGGTGCATCAGAGAAGTTTGCACTATAAAAATATTACACCAAATCCTACCCTGCACATTCCTCAACCGCTTTTAGACTTTGAAGTGCTTAAAAATGCTTCGTTTTTTGGATTTAGCCTTGTAGCAGTGATTGCTGGATTTAGCTTTGTCGTATTACTCACTTATTTTCCTACTTTTCTCTCTATAAACTTTGGATTCTCTGCCTCTTTTTCTGGGCTTTTTATGCTCTCCCTCACTACGCCTATGCTATTTTGTCCAATTCTTGCAGGAAAAATGCTAAACAAAGGGGTAGATTCTAAAGCTCTTGCCCTTGCAATGTCTTTGATGATGAGCTTAGGAATCTTTGCACTTTTAATCATCTTGCATACTCTAAGCGGTGTTACGCTTCAGCTAATGACGCTTTTAGTGCTTTTTGTTATTGGCTGTGGTATGGGATTACACGCAGGGGCGATTGATGGATTGGCTCTTGGGAGTGTAGAATCTGCTAAAAGTGGCTTAGGCGCAGGAGTGCTTAATTCCTTGCGTTTAGGCTCTGAAGCGGTGGGAGTAAGCCTCTATGGCGCACTTATGGTGGTGTTTATTACCGCAAATCTCTCCTATCTTTTGGATAGTGAAGATTCTGTGTATCCCATTGTGGAAAGTATCGCAAGTGGAAATCTTAGTGCGGTTGAGAATCCGCTGATTTCAGCAAATGCACCCTCTATTTATCTGCAATCTTTTTCTTACACTTTGGGAATATTGGGGCTTATAAGCCTTGCTTTAAGCTTAGGTGTTTGGAGATTGCTTGGGAGGGTAAAATAG
- a CDS encoding carboxymuconolactone decarboxylase family protein: protein MRFTINDENNFFKDKDKAYIEPPKKMPFLLKIAVYLAQKSVKKEVLIAKLLTWYPKAAVSSAVLESLVAHDDAEINKRILKIIRVQVSMLVACPFCIDMNAFEYEKFGLKLDEINAIADKNYTYHTFSEKERIILQYVEMATNTPVFISKEIVCSLKEHFSERGIVIIASTIAQVNYWSRLIRALGVPVAGFGNICRLEEKG from the coding sequence ATGCGCTTTACAATCAATGATGAGAATAACTTTTTCAAAGATAAAGATAAGGCTTATATAGAGCCACCCAAAAAAATGCCATTTTTGCTAAAAATAGCCGTTTATTTAGCGCAAAAAAGCGTCAAGAAAGAAGTGCTCATCGCTAAACTTTTGACTTGGTATCCTAAGGCAGCGGTGAGTTCTGCAGTTTTAGAAAGCCTTGTAGCTCACGATGATGCAGAGATTAATAAGCGGATTCTAAAAATCATTCGTGTGCAGGTTTCTATGCTGGTGGCTTGTCCATTTTGTATTGATATGAATGCCTTTGAGTATGAAAAATTTGGATTAAAACTCGATGAAATCAATGCAATAGCTGATAAAAATTACACTTATCATACTTTTAGTGAAAAAGAAAGGATTATCTTACAATACGTAGAAATGGCGACAAATACGCCTGTTTTTATTTCAAAAGAGATTGTTTGTAGTCTCAAAGAACATTTTTCTGAACGTGGCATTGTGATTATTGCCTCAACCATTGCACAGGTGAATTATTGGTCAAGGCTTATCCGCGCTCTTGGTGTGCCTGTCGCTGGATTTGGCAATATCTGTCGCTTAGAGGAAAAAGGCTAA
- a CDS encoding MerR family transcriptional regulator: MNFTILEAEHKSGIPSRKIRFWLDKGLFPRIYKDKNGTRLFNPKDIDWLCWINLYRELGMSIKELKYYKDLCDKGDETLKERLKIIQAQKKKNLAQLAKAKENIAMLEYKEQLYTDLIENGVDYRHSSFSECKRVLKEQVKEQK; this comes from the coding sequence ATGAATTTCACCATTTTAGAAGCAGAGCATAAAAGCGGCATTCCCTCACGCAAGATTCGCTTTTGGCTAGATAAGGGACTTTTTCCACGCATTTATAAGGACAAAAACGGCACACGGCTTTTTAATCCAAAAGATATTGATTGGCTCTGTTGGATTAACCTTTATCGTGAGCTTGGAATGAGTATTAAAGAGCTTAAATATTACAAAGATTTGTGTGATAAGGGCGATGAAACATTAAAAGAGCGATTAAAAATCATTCAAGCGCAAAAGAAAAAGAATCTCGCCCAACTTGCAAAAGCTAAAGAAAATATCGCAATGCTTGAATACAAAGAGCAGCTTTATACAGATTTGATTGAAAATGGAGTGGATTATCGGCATTCTAGCTTTAGCGAGTGCAAAAGGGTTTTGAAAGAACAGGTGAAGGAGCAAAAATGA
- a CDS encoding carboxymuconolactone decarboxylase family protein, giving the protein MKNQDFKRRKVLKDSLIIAGGLGVLGTQAFAKTHHQQIQIKQGERMQTRFEKGLKQLQSIDGEAGSKVISSLEDIAPDLGRFIIEFAFGDIYTRGELNLQEREMITLSSLLTAGGCEAQLEVHINAALNVGISKEKIIECLMQCIPYTGFPKVLNAVFVAKKVFKERRK; this is encoded by the coding sequence ATGAAAAATCAAGATTTTAAAAGGCGTAAGGTGCTAAAAGATTCACTCATTATTGCAGGAGGATTAGGAGTGCTTGGCACGCAAGCATTTGCTAAAACACATCATCAACAAATACAAATCAAACAAGGAGAGAGAATGCAAACACGATTTGAAAAAGGTTTAAAACAACTTCAAAGCATTGATGGAGAGGCGGGGAGTAAAGTCATCAGCTCACTAGAGGATATTGCACCTGATTTGGGACGCTTTATTATAGAATTTGCCTTTGGCGATATTTATACGCGAGGTGAGCTTAATCTGCAAGAGCGAGAGATGATTACGCTTTCTAGTTTGCTCACAGCAGGAGGCTGCGAAGCACAGCTTGAAGTGCATATCAATGCGGCTTTAAATGTTGGCATAAGCAAGGAAAAAATTATTGAATGCTTGATGCAGTGCATTCCTTACACAGGATTTCCAAAGGTGCTTAATGCGGTGTTTGTAGCTAAAAAAGTTTTTAAGGAGAGGAGAAAATAA
- a CDS encoding sugar O-acetyltransferase — MKPTFSLRSTPTPSTNRDIFTRDLGGELIDMNDPEFERIKEIILETIRLTSELNSGHHSAERVQELFSQIIGKEVDCSTWIIPPFYVDFGKNIKVGKNFFMNQACTFMDRGGITIGDDVFIAPKVCLTTINHDFNPYNRQATFCKPIVIKDRVWIGINATICPGVTIGQNSVIAAGSVVTKDVPPNVIVGGNPARVLKSIEGYEK, encoded by the coding sequence ATGAAACCAACTTTTTCGCTTCGTAGCACACCCACACCTAGCACAAATCGCGATATTTTCACGCGGGATTTGGGTGGGGAGCTTATAGATATGAATGACCCAGAGTTTGAGAGGATTAAAGAGATTATTTTAGAGACGATTAGGCTTACAAGTGAGCTAAATAGCGGACATCATAGCGCCGAGCGCGTGCAGGAGCTGTTTTCGCAAATCATTGGCAAAGAGGTGGATTGTAGCACTTGGATTATCCCGCCTTTTTATGTGGATTTTGGCAAAAATATTAAGGTGGGCAAAAATTTCTTTATGAATCAAGCTTGCACCTTTATGGATAGGGGCGGCATCACAATCGGTGATGATGTGTTTATCGCACCCAAAGTCTGCCTCACAACGATTAATCACGATTTTAATCCCTACAATCGCCAAGCGACTTTTTGCAAACCCATTGTGATAAAAGATAGGGTATGGATAGGGATTAATGCAACTATTTGTCCGGGTGTAACCATTGGGCAAAACTCTGTGATTGCTGCTGGAAGCGTGGTAACTAAAGATGTTCCTCCAAATGTGATTGTTGGAGGCAACCCTGCAAGGGTGCTAAAAAGCATTGAGGGGTATGAGAAATAG
- a CDS encoding DUF1561 family protein yields the protein MKSLVSRLYAFVFFFFSLCVPFYTALALENPKQVSQKLANKPKDRPIAFVSKPDSLTQCLTPVFTNSEGYVSVSDCEEAIDARYDVFSRIAWKLRDGWVCLSAENEKYNQGKRLILRPCVIDDKTQSFTIKDNMLYTPDLRFVVRIANGFLTLQKSQSKGAQSNLILHNMQEWLDTIATPAPLMQKGFIAWKFISPQGFDVYYLRNNESIKNDPQELYFNLENGIIAQYDSASAKMFCLTSKQNAKQDWNWASWEECLQQNLRENKAAPSKLNAQNWKLFMFADNDSAMLKDYLGNFLRVTKYGSNWGVPYTAKADYLAKDTNEGQTSYFQFRHDMQDWERFKNANLSDSLPTCPANGSYAKNLKASVKLPPSFVLTQEWKKRLWQIATTTDGVLERAGDCGVCLLHSYQMIAEMNEYTATPLESGGFFFDTAFGRNPFTSFRARYPMLAASLEQYRASNTPPGLSRSAVFAYAAQMYRAIALSLFPGHFWLSSEFATSDVTIRSALRDLFQQPAGTLWVVQMYYVARDGSFNGHGMPVLRTGDGIQFIPTNLTNMNYEGYERALSNSFAHNLREAYNVVTRNGTLNLYMLYSLRLREIYPNPINAFVSNNNCSGEGEDRRGTRNMPLSRFINQCASGRCVLQ from the coding sequence ATGAAAAGCTTAGTTTCACGCTTATATGCCTTTGTTTTCTTCTTTTTTAGCCTTTGTGTGCCCTTTTATACTGCTCTTGCGCTTGAAAATCCTAAGCAAGTCTCCCAAAAGCTTGCCAATAAGCCCAAAGACAGACCCATTGCCTTTGTAAGTAAGCCTGATTCGTTGACGCAGTGTCTCACGCCAGTCTTTACAAACTCTGAGGGTTATGTGAGTGTAAGTGATTGCGAAGAAGCAATAGATGCGCGTTATGATGTCTTTAGCCGCATAGCGTGGAAACTTCGCGATGGTTGGGTGTGTTTAAGTGCAGAAAATGAAAAGTATAATCAAGGTAAGCGACTCATCTTAAGACCTTGCGTTATTGATGATAAAACGCAAAGTTTCACAATCAAAGACAATATGCTATATACTCCTGATTTGCGATTTGTGGTTCGTATTGCCAATGGATTCCTTACTCTGCAAAAAAGCCAATCTAAAGGTGCGCAATCTAATCTTATCCTCCATAATATGCAAGAATGGCTTGATACAATAGCCACTCCTGCACCCTTAATGCAAAAGGGCTTTATCGCCTGGAAATTCATTAGCCCTCAAGGTTTTGATGTATATTATTTGCGTAATAACGAATCGATTAAAAATGACCCGCAAGAGCTTTATTTCAACCTTGAAAATGGCATTATCGCACAATATGATTCAGCAAGTGCAAAGATGTTTTGTCTTACTTCTAAGCAGAATGCAAAGCAAGATTGGAATTGGGCGAGTTGGGAAGAATGTTTGCAGCAAAATTTGCGAGAAAATAAAGCAGCACCATCTAAATTAAATGCGCAAAATTGGAAACTTTTTATGTTTGCGGATAATGATAGCGCAATGCTTAAGGATTATTTAGGCAATTTTTTACGCGTTACCAAATATGGCTCAAATTGGGGTGTGCCTTATACCGCTAAGGCAGATTATTTAGCTAAAGATACAAATGAGGGGCAGACTTCCTATTTTCAATTTAGACACGATATGCAAGATTGGGAAAGATTTAAAAATGCAAATCTTTCAGATTCTCTCCCCACTTGCCCTGCAAATGGCTCTTATGCAAAGAATCTAAAAGCAAGTGTAAAATTACCCCCTAGCTTTGTCTTAACGCAAGAGTGGAAAAAGCGATTATGGCAGATTGCAACGACAACCGATGGCGTCTTAGAAAGAGCTGGAGATTGTGGCGTGTGTTTATTGCATAGCTATCAAATGATTGCTGAAATGAATGAATATACCGCTACTCCGCTAGAATCTGGAGGCTTTTTCTTTGATACAGCTTTTGGACGTAATCCTTTTACTTCTTTTCGTGCGCGTTATCCAATGCTTGCTGCTTCGCTTGAACAATATCGTGCCTCTAATACTCCACCGGGCTTATCTCGCTCTGCTGTGTTTGCATACGCAGCACAGATGTATAGAGCCATTGCCTTAAGCCTTTTTCCCGGACATTTTTGGCTCTCTTCAGAGTTTGCCACAAGTGATGTTACAATAAGAAGTGCGTTGAGAGATTTGTTTCAACAACCTGCTGGGACTTTATGGGTGGTGCAGATGTATTATGTCGCACGAGATGGTAGCTTCAATGGACACGGAATGCCTGTGCTAAGGACAGGTGATGGAATCCAATTTATCCCAACTAACTTAACAAATATGAACTATGAGGGATATGAGCGGGCATTATCCAATTCTTTTGCACATAATTTAAGAGAGGCATACAATGTCGTTACGCGCAATGGCACACTCAACTTATATATGCTTTATTCCTTGCGTTTGCGTGAGATTTATCCTAATCCCATTAATGCATTTGTATCTAATAATAATTGTAGCGGTGAGGGGGAAGATAGGAGAGGAACTCGCAATATGCCCCTTAGTCGTTTTATCAATCAATGTGCAAGTGGGAGATGTGTTTTGCAATAA